The following proteins come from a genomic window of Bacteroidales bacterium:
- a CDS encoding Ig-like domain-containing protein, giving the protein MKNMLKYMAVFFVVVVILTQCDKMNDLHDKYLKDGEIIYVAKFDSMKVFSGIERMVIHYWLSDPQVKNLEIKWDLGKKSKVFEVGLTTPDAPGIVEVSPITEGTNSFELINLNADLADASVATRFTIPIYGENYQKALDNRIIRDYDYKHAGDSMRIYWVASTYEGTIGTELTYFTSSGEQRIDTIARPEDLVSRPNPNDPANPIPVLFRNVTKIPDILDGSDLVYRVIYKPATSVDIISCVRDTLKVTPAIRVSEITLEKSAIAVEIRKAVTLKHTVYPDNAFNKKVLWSSSRPEVARVSTGMVTGLSAGYTYINVVSEDNGIMATCLVKVNAAGYVDLDRSEWYIAPETDMSDNPLVYSGDAGVPSTPSTIAFNTAAPVWAKKKSPYLSHFLGGNAGAAYPASGDARISPTAIIDNLSSTYLGMTKGTATDATLDGWGGDPTANWTGFHRWGGMWINTPAEKPWFIIRLSETEPQEFNYFRIRYRENGSLTDTNKPQSMTFFGSNDDGCITNEALWTKINDEPIVPVNANVTSATPPNTEVFAAIVGGETGNQAFPDNCEYRYIKVQFDTWTSGGNTICIAEFYLGYRDIDVAP; this is encoded by the coding sequence ATGAAGAACATGTTGAAATATATGGCTGTTTTTTTCGTGGTAGTGGTGATTCTGACGCAATGCGACAAGATGAACGACTTACACGATAAATACCTGAAAGACGGGGAGATCATCTATGTTGCCAAATTCGATTCGATGAAAGTTTTTTCTGGTATCGAACGCATGGTCATCCATTATTGGCTGAGCGACCCGCAGGTAAAGAATTTGGAAATCAAATGGGATTTGGGCAAAAAATCCAAAGTTTTTGAAGTTGGACTGACCACGCCGGATGCACCCGGAATCGTTGAAGTAAGTCCTATCACCGAAGGCACCAACAGTTTCGAACTGATCAACTTAAACGCTGATCTGGCGGACGCATCGGTAGCGACACGTTTTACCATTCCCATCTACGGAGAAAATTACCAGAAAGCGTTAGATAACCGCATCATCAGGGACTATGATTACAAGCATGCGGGCGACTCAATGAGGATATACTGGGTGGCATCGACTTACGAGGGTACCATTGGTACCGAACTCACCTATTTTACCTCTTCGGGCGAACAACGTATCGATACCATTGCAAGGCCTGAAGACCTCGTATCCAGACCTAATCCGAATGACCCGGCCAATCCTATTCCGGTCTTGTTCCGGAATGTGACCAAGATACCCGATATCCTGGATGGCAGCGACCTGGTATACCGTGTCATTTACAAGCCGGCAACGAGTGTCGATATTATTTCCTGCGTTCGTGATACGTTAAAGGTAACCCCGGCTATCCGTGTTTCCGAAATAACCCTTGAAAAGTCAGCAATAGCGGTAGAGATTCGTAAGGCTGTAACCCTGAAACATACAGTCTACCCAGATAATGCTTTCAATAAGAAGGTTTTATGGAGCTCATCGCGACCTGAAGTCGCCCGTGTGAGCACTGGAATGGTGACAGGATTAAGTGCAGGATATACCTACATAAACGTGGTCTCAGAAGATAATGGCATAATGGCTACATGCCTGGTGAAGGTAAATGCGGCCGGTTATGTAGATCTGGACAGAAGCGAATGGTATATAGCTCCTGAAACCGATATGTCAGACAACCCGCTGGTATATTCCGGGGATGCCGGAGTTCCTTCGACTCCAAGCACTATTGCTTTTAATACTGCAGCACCTGTTTGGGCTAAAAAGAAATCGCCATACCTGTCACATTTCTTAGGAGGAAATGCCGGCGCTGCCTATCCTGCCAGCGGAGACGCCAGGATCAGTCCGACAGCAATCATCGACAACCTTAGTTCCACCTATCTGGGTATGACCAAAGGTACCGCCACTGATGCAACACTTGATGGCTGGGGTGGAGACCCAACCGCAAACTGGACAGGGTTTCACCGGTGGGGTGGCATGTGGATCAACACGCCCGCTGAAAAACCATGGTTCATTATCCGGTTGAGCGAGACGGAACCGCAGGAATTCAATTATTTCAGGATCCGCTACCGGGAAAACGGAAGTTTAACGGATACCAATAAACCACAATCCATGACTTTCTTCGGCAGTAATGACGACGGTTGTATCACGAACGAGGCACTGTGGACAAAGATCAATGATGAACCGATCGTGCCTGTCAATGCGAATGTAACTTCCGCAACGCCTCCGAATACTGAAGTGTTTGCAGCTATTGTGGGAGGCGAGACCGGTAATCAGGCCTTTCCCGATAATTGTGAGTATCGTTACATCAAAGTACAGTTCGATACATGGACCAGTGGCGGTAATACCATCTGTATCGCCGAGTTCTACCTGGGGTATCGCGACATTGATGTTGCTCCATAA
- a CDS encoding DUF4959 domain-containing protein: protein MKTLSKWSILALILVLTSCEDNERGQYPIHGGQPSPVEKILEVQPFGGGVNIYYTLPDERDLLYLVARYTLDTGEKIMSKVSKFENHIKIEGFRDAEPRLVELRTVDRSQNESEPVNIWVTPERSPILDIMETIVITEDFGGIKLEWENKDMVSILALVSIPQTKTTIENDLANDIQMRQVGQWSSNASKGKYNVRGFANEPAVFGVQICDRWGNFTELKKGEYTPRFEEAIPKPYKRWNGDTNIPYSRYSGSYEIEKAWDADLSNMFHTADPTVTGTLIAPMAFTFDMGMKCELSRFKIWHRSGDSWAFSHNNPKKLVVYGSNHSSPRKIYDNSLDPAHQEQKWVLLGSFDTVKPSGMPLNSTSAEDRQLAQVDGIDYVFDIGTDPYRYYRIDVLETWGLTPAIHFAEMSFWGAEYVENGGE, encoded by the coding sequence ATGAAAACTTTAAGTAAATGGTCAATACTAGCGTTAATATTGGTATTGACATCATGCGAAGATAATGAAAGGGGACAATATCCCATACATGGTGGTCAGCCCAGTCCGGTCGAAAAGATCCTGGAAGTACAGCCATTCGGAGGTGGAGTGAACATCTATTACACCCTTCCCGATGAAAGGGACCTGTTGTATCTGGTGGCACGTTATACACTGGACACCGGTGAGAAGATCATGAGTAAAGTATCCAAATTTGAAAACCATATCAAAATCGAGGGTTTCAGGGATGCCGAACCACGTCTTGTAGAATTACGGACAGTGGACAGAAGCCAGAACGAATCCGAACCCGTTAATATCTGGGTCACGCCTGAAAGATCGCCCATATTGGACATCATGGAAACGATCGTGATAACGGAGGATTTTGGCGGCATCAAACTTGAATGGGAGAACAAGGATATGGTCTCTATTCTGGCATTGGTATCCATCCCACAAACGAAAACCACCATCGAAAATGACCTGGCGAATGATATTCAAATGCGACAGGTAGGACAATGGAGTTCCAATGCATCAAAAGGGAAATACAATGTCCGCGGTTTTGCAAATGAACCTGCTGTGTTTGGTGTACAGATATGCGACCGGTGGGGCAATTTCACCGAGTTAAAAAAAGGAGAATATACACCCCGGTTTGAAGAGGCAATTCCCAAACCTTATAAAAGATGGAATGGCGACACAAATATTCCGTACTCCCGTTACAGTGGCAGCTACGAAATCGAAAAAGCCTGGGATGCTGATCTCAGCAATATGTTCCATACTGCTGACCCGACAGTCACCGGCACATTAATCGCCCCTATGGCGTTTACTTTCGATATGGGAATGAAATGTGAGTTGAGTCGTTTTAAGATCTGGCACCGCAGCGGCGATAGCTGGGCTTTCTCTCATAACAACCCTAAAAAACTGGTGGTGTATGGTTCGAACCACTCCTCGCCGCGAAAAATATACGACAATTCTCTGGACCCGGCTCATCAGGAGCAAAAATGGGTGCTTTTGGGTTCGTTTGACACGGTTAAACCTTCAGGCATGCCTTTAAATTCCACTTCGGCAGAAGACAGGCAACTTGCCCAGGTCGACGGGATCGATTATGTATTTGATATCGGTACGGATCCATACCGGTATTACCGCATAGACGTTTTGGAAACATGGGGCCTCACTCCGGCAATACATTTCGCGGAAATGTCCTTCTGGGGAGCGGAATATGTAGAAAATGGGGGTGAATAA
- a CDS encoding RagB/SusD family nutrient uptake outer membrane protein, whose amino-acid sequence MKNHKITLLQKTIILGIIVLFSACDYLNVVPDKNATVEYAFGERIRAIGYLATCYSFLPSTYAEAHPGRTAGPESFQFKRTDNEYPIGYRLLVNGNNKEAPYMNYWDGANGVSSDKNMFKAIRCCDLFLDNINSVPNMEIWEKVLWSAEVKFLKAYYHWWLMLHYGPIPTIRKSLPLEATPEESMVYRDPMDETMEYIIELIDEAIPDLYDTETDGPTGGMGRITKIVAMAMKAKILTFYASPFFNGNNNPNFANFTDSRGVKLFPEKNPEKWVKAMDACWEAIDQIEKNVLRYNLYQDLFENELTLSDSMRYMLAMQVVMTTPVNNEQIWSVYPAASSLNQDCFPIMDVTTGNTVQRRAWCPTLWSVEQFWSANGVPIEEDREWSDNGWYKDRYRTNRGDDRHAKFIVEFEETAQLHFNREYRFYGSVGFDRARWYGAQTTDFNENNQAVLRMRFTPDGATQVTELNGKRSNERFFITGYCGRKIFPYLDKLIGSTRTANSYPWCDMRLADLYLLYAEARNEVLSAPDGVVYEYIDRVRARVGLPGVEISWRNSSLNPSKHTTQKGMREIIQQERVNELMYEGHLYYDIRRWSCNDYDGKYDILKLNNMLVRGWNIDGATADDFYVLRTIKQLSFSERELLWPIRESSLIQNSHLVQNPGW is encoded by the coding sequence ATGAAAAATCATAAAATCACATTGTTACAAAAGACAATCATTTTAGGAATTATCGTGCTCTTTAGCGCGTGTGATTATTTAAATGTCGTCCCTGATAAAAATGCGACTGTGGAGTATGCTTTCGGCGAAAGGATAAGGGCGATCGGCTATCTGGCCACCTGCTATTCATTTCTTCCCTCGACTTATGCCGAGGCGCATCCGGGAAGAACTGCAGGGCCGGAATCTTTTCAGTTCAAACGTACCGATAACGAGTATCCCATTGGATACCGGTTGTTGGTGAATGGCAACAATAAAGAGGCCCCGTACATGAATTACTGGGACGGCGCCAATGGCGTAAGCTCCGATAAGAACATGTTCAAGGCGATACGTTGTTGCGACCTTTTCCTGGATAATATTAATTCCGTGCCTAATATGGAGATTTGGGAGAAAGTGCTTTGGTCTGCCGAAGTCAAGTTCCTCAAAGCATATTACCATTGGTGGCTGATGCTGCATTACGGACCTATCCCCACCATCAGGAAGTCCCTTCCCCTTGAAGCAACACCTGAAGAATCAATGGTTTACCGCGATCCGATGGACGAAACGATGGAGTATATCATCGAACTGATAGACGAAGCGATTCCCGACTTATACGATACCGAAACTGACGGTCCGACGGGTGGAATGGGCAGGATCACAAAGATAGTAGCCATGGCTATGAAAGCCAAAATACTGACCTTTTATGCCAGCCCTTTCTTCAACGGAAATAACAATCCGAATTTTGCCAATTTCACCGACTCGAGAGGAGTGAAACTCTTTCCCGAAAAAAATCCCGAGAAATGGGTAAAAGCGATGGATGCCTGTTGGGAAGCGATAGACCAGATCGAAAAAAATGTGTTGAGATATAATTTGTATCAAGATCTTTTTGAAAATGAACTGACCCTGTCTGATTCGATGCGGTATATGCTTGCCATGCAGGTGGTGATGACAACACCGGTCAATAACGAACAGATCTGGTCGGTTTACCCGGCAGCTTCCTCTCTGAATCAGGATTGCTTTCCGATTATGGATGTCACTACCGGAAATACTGTTCAACGCAGAGCCTGGTGTCCAACGCTGTGGTCTGTGGAACAGTTCTGGTCGGCAAACGGAGTACCAATTGAAGAAGATCGCGAATGGTCTGACAACGGCTGGTATAAAGACCGTTACAGAACAAACAGGGGAGACGATCGCCATGCAAAATTTATAGTTGAATTCGAAGAAACAGCCCAACTGCATTTCAACCGCGAATATCGTTTTTACGGCAGTGTGGGTTTTGACCGCGCCCGCTGGTATGGCGCACAGACCACTGATTTTAATGAAAACAATCAGGCGGTTCTGAGGATGAGGTTCACACCCGACGGGGCAACCCAGGTGACCGAACTTAATGGAAAGAGAAGTAATGAGCGGTTTTTCATTACCGGCTACTGTGGACGTAAAATTTTCCCGTACCTGGATAAACTCATTGGCAGCACGCGTACAGCTAATTCATATCCCTGGTGCGATATGCGTCTAGCCGACCTTTACCTGCTTTATGCTGAAGCGCGTAACGAAGTATTGTCTGCGCCCGATGGTGTTGTTTACGAATATATCGACAGGGTCAGGGCACGTGTAGGTCTTCCCGGTGTAGAGATCAGTTGGAGAAATAGCTCGTTAAACCCGAGTAAACACACAACTCAGAAGGGAATGCGCGAGATCATACAGCAGGAAAGGGTGAACGAACTGATGTACGAAGGCCACTTATATTACGATATCAGGAGGTGGAGCTGTAACGATTATGACGGCAAATATGATATTTTGAAATTGAACAACATGCTGGTAAGGGGATGGAACATAGACGGAGCCACAGCAGATGATTTTTACGTGTTACGCACGATCAAGCAGCTTTCATTCTCCGAAAGGGAATTATTATGGCCGATCAGGGAATCATCATTAATACAGAATTCACATCTGGTCCAAAATCCGGGATGGTAA